The following coding sequences lie in one Sinorhizobium fredii USDA 257 genomic window:
- a CDS encoding ABC transporter ATP-binding protein, giving the protein MIALRNLSKSYETAEGRLDVLRGIDLDLGAGDSVALTGESGSGKSTLLHLVAGLDRPDAGEIMIGGRDISKLDDSGRAAYRRTEVGLVFQQFNLIPSLDVAANIAFHAKLAGRHDPTWENELAERLGVGTLLTRYPEQLSTGQQQRVAIGRTLAARPGLVLADEPTGNLDEANGDAVLDLMLSLAKGTGSTLLMVTHSQKLADRLDRQVHLRSGKIA; this is encoded by the coding sequence ATGATCGCTCTCCGCAATCTTAGTAAATCCTATGAGACTGCCGAAGGGCGGCTTGACGTGCTGAGAGGGATCGATCTCGATCTCGGCGCAGGAGATAGCGTTGCCCTCACAGGGGAGTCTGGTAGCGGTAAGAGCACCCTCCTGCATCTCGTAGCCGGCCTAGACCGCCCGGACGCAGGCGAGATCATGATCGGGGGTCGAGACATCTCCAAGCTGGATGACAGCGGTCGCGCCGCCTACAGGCGAACCGAAGTTGGCCTGGTGTTTCAGCAGTTCAACCTTATACCCTCACTGGACGTGGCGGCGAACATAGCCTTCCACGCTAAGCTCGCCGGACGCCATGATCCCACGTGGGAAAATGAACTCGCGGAGCGCCTCGGGGTCGGGACATTGCTGACCAGATATCCAGAGCAGCTTTCCACTGGCCAACAGCAGCGGGTGGCGATCGGACGGACCCTTGCCGCACGTCCCGGCTTGGTTCTGGCAGACGAACCCACAGGAAATCTGGACGAGGCTAACGGAGACGCTGTCCTGGATCTGATGCTCTCGCTTGCGAAGGGAACGGGATCGACGCTGCTCATGGTGACGCATTCGCAAAAGCTCGCGGACAGGCTCGACCGACAGGTGCATTTGCGGTCGGGGAAGATCGCATGA
- the tnpB gene encoding IS66 family insertion sequence element accessory protein TnpB (TnpB, as the term is used for proteins encoded by IS66 family insertion elements, is considered an accessory protein, since TnpC, encoded by a neighboring gene, is a DDE family transposase.): MIASGVVVYVSCQPVDFRKGAASLMALVRDGGLDPFNGALYVFRSKRADRVRIVWWDGSGVCLYSKTLEEQSFCWPGISAARIRLDHSQLMALLAGLDWKKIRPTKVRRPLLTG, from the coding sequence ATGATCGCGTCCGGCGTCGTCGTTTACGTGTCGTGCCAGCCGGTCGACTTCCGCAAGGGTGCGGCATCCTTGATGGCTCTGGTCAGAGATGGCGGTCTCGACCCGTTCAACGGAGCGCTTTATGTGTTCCGGTCGAAACGGGCGGACCGTGTTCGCATCGTCTGGTGGGATGGCAGCGGAGTCTGCCTCTATTCGAAAACGCTCGAGGAGCAGAGCTTTTGCTGGCCGGGCATATCGGCCGCCAGGATACGTCTGGACCATTCGCAATTGATGGCGCTTCTGGCCGGTCTGGATTGGAAGAAGATCCGGCCAACCAAGGTCAGACGGCCGTTGCTGACGGGCTGA
- a CDS encoding adenylate/guanylate cyclase domain-containing protein → MEQSTEDGSLDVKIAVRMADTGYVLAFLTGLAFAPVGYFLFSSAEFALLSVGFSVAYLLLPFASKVAPSWAVRLFFILLLTLHYALVLLCVGPYAGVEAFTVCLAALPLLLFAKTERQLLWVAYGTIAAGVVAVELIAIRQPPFLVLEQSDRTSAYIANIVTVAIVMSFLLFSYSRSSIANYIKLQKERSKSEQMLRELVPADVAQHLLRGESVPAQSHGECTVLFADLVHFTDLAENLSPVHLVELLNGIFSDIDSLCERHGIEKIKTIGDCYMCATGIFPQQNRIVGIAMVSIGIVNVVNHWGEKTGYPLSVRIGICTGQVISGVIGRKRPLFDIWGQTVNVAQLMETKSTGNCILVSESTRWRLREHFSFEPVPDVWSKSGHSLHAYRLVPSGSSLESSMAEG, encoded by the coding sequence TTGGAGCAATCGACGGAAGACGGTTCGCTGGATGTAAAAATTGCGGTGAGGATGGCAGATACGGGATACGTCCTAGCATTCCTGACCGGATTGGCGTTTGCACCGGTAGGCTATTTTCTGTTTAGTTCGGCCGAGTTCGCTCTTCTGAGCGTCGGCTTCTCCGTCGCCTATTTGCTTCTCCCTTTCGCGTCGAAGGTGGCACCATCATGGGCTGTCAGACTGTTCTTCATTCTTCTGCTCACCCTGCATTATGCGCTTGTATTGCTTTGCGTCGGACCGTATGCGGGCGTTGAAGCTTTCACGGTCTGCCTCGCCGCGCTGCCTCTGCTCCTGTTCGCCAAAACTGAGCGGCAGCTGCTTTGGGTTGCGTATGGCACGATTGCGGCTGGTGTCGTCGCTGTCGAGTTGATTGCCATTAGGCAACCGCCCTTTCTCGTTCTGGAGCAATCCGACCGAACATCCGCATACATCGCTAACATCGTCACCGTGGCTATCGTGATGAGCTTCTTGCTTTTCAGCTATTCGCGCTCTTCGATCGCCAACTACATCAAACTTCAAAAAGAACGTTCGAAATCGGAGCAGATGCTCCGTGAGCTCGTTCCCGCCGATGTTGCTCAGCACCTGCTCAGGGGTGAGAGTGTTCCGGCCCAGAGCCACGGCGAATGCACCGTTTTGTTCGCCGACCTTGTCCATTTCACGGATCTCGCCGAAAACCTCTCGCCCGTTCACTTGGTGGAGCTGCTCAATGGGATCTTCAGCGATATCGACAGTCTGTGCGAGCGCCACGGTATCGAAAAAATCAAAACTATCGGCGATTGCTACATGTGCGCAACGGGCATCTTTCCGCAACAAAATCGGATTGTTGGAATTGCCATGGTGAGCATCGGAATAGTCAATGTTGTCAATCATTGGGGTGAAAAGACGGGCTATCCGCTATCGGTCAGGATCGGCATCTGCACAGGCCAAGTGATATCCGGAGTGATCGGAAGGAAGCGTCCCCTTTTCGATATTTGGGGCCAGACGGTAAATGTCGCGCAATTGATGGAAACTAAATCGACGGGCAACTGCATTCTCGTTTCAGAAAGTACGCGTTGGCGGCTGCGAGAACACTTCAGCTTCGAACCCGTTCCTGATGTGTGGTCGAAATCTGGTCATTCACTACATGCCTATCGGTTGGTGCCGTCTGGATCTTCCCTCGAGAGTTCCATGGCTGAAGGCTAG
- the tnpC gene encoding IS66 family transposase has translation MDLPLSDLPDDVDALKAMVLALAREQAAKEVRLKVAEAEIARLEAVEKSANERIANLTLIMKVLQRTQNGKRSERLRLGVNDEQVSFAFEEVETGLSAIRSELDRAAKDKPKRAPRPRKGFAAHLERIEEVIEPEIPAGCEGLAKVLIGEDRSERLDVVPPKFRVIVTRRPKYAFRGSDGVVQALAPAHIIEGGLPTERLLAYIAVSKYADGLPLYRQEAIYLRDGVEISRSLMAQWMGHLGFELQMLADYILERVKEGERIFADETTLPTLAPGSGKTTKAWLWAYARDDRPYGGTSPPMVAYRFEDSRGADCVTRHLSGFSGILQVDGYSAYTNLAKTRAKTGSNETVQLAGCWAHLRRKFYDLHISGVSQAATDTVLAMTELWRIEDEVRGKDADSRAARRQEKSSATVASLFELWEKELGKVSGKSKTAEAIRYALTRRETLERFLRDGRIEIDSNIVERAIRPQTITRKNSLFAGSEGGGRTWATVATLLQTCKMNGVDPLDWLSLTLTRIAQGWPASEIEALMPWNFRSDAVS, from the coding sequence ATGGATTTGCCCCTTAGCGACCTGCCGGACGACGTTGATGCGCTGAAAGCGATGGTTCTCGCGTTGGCGCGCGAACAAGCCGCGAAGGAGGTCCGGCTGAAGGTGGCCGAGGCTGAGATCGCGCGGTTGGAGGCGGTTGAGAAGAGCGCCAACGAGCGGATTGCCAACCTGACCTTGATCATGAAGGTTTTGCAGCGCACGCAAAATGGCAAGCGCTCTGAGCGGCTCCGCCTCGGGGTCAATGACGAGCAGGTCTCCTTTGCCTTCGAAGAGGTCGAAACCGGTCTATCGGCAATCCGCAGCGAACTCGATCGCGCAGCCAAGGACAAGCCGAAGCGAGCGCCGCGTCCGCGCAAGGGTTTTGCCGCCCATCTCGAGCGCATCGAGGAGGTCATTGAGCCGGAAATCCCGGCCGGGTGCGAGGGGCTGGCAAAGGTTCTGATCGGAGAGGACCGCTCCGAGCGGCTGGACGTCGTGCCGCCGAAGTTCAGGGTTATCGTGACGCGTCGCCCCAAATACGCTTTCCGGGGCAGCGACGGCGTGGTCCAGGCCCTGGCGCCGGCACACATCATCGAAGGCGGCCTGCCGACGGAACGGCTGCTCGCCTATATCGCCGTTTCCAAATACGCCGATGGTCTTCCTCTTTATCGGCAGGAAGCGATCTATTTGCGTGATGGCGTCGAGATCAGCCGATCGCTGATGGCCCAATGGATGGGGCATCTGGGCTTCGAACTGCAGATGCTGGCCGATTATATCCTGGAGAGGGTCAAGGAGGGCGAAAGGATCTTTGCCGACGAGACGACCCTGCCCACTCTTGCGCCCGGTTCGGGCAAAACCACCAAGGCCTGGCTTTGGGCTTACGCACGCGACGACCGCCCCTATGGCGGAACCAGTCCGCCGATGGTGGCCTATCGTTTTGAAGACAGCAGAGGTGCGGATTGCGTGACGCGTCATCTCTCCGGATTCAGCGGCATCCTGCAAGTGGATGGCTACTCGGCCTATACCAATCTCGCCAAGACGCGGGCGAAAACCGGCAGCAACGAAACGGTCCAGCTTGCAGGATGTTGGGCACATCTACGGCGCAAGTTTTATGACCTGCACATCAGCGGAGTCTCGCAGGCCGCCACAGACACTGTCCTGGCAATGACCGAGCTCTGGCGCATCGAGGATGAGGTTCGTGGCAAGGATGCCGACAGCCGCGCCGCCCGGCGCCAGGAGAAATCCTCGGCCACCGTCGCCAGCCTCTTCGAGCTCTGGGAAAAGGAACTGGGCAAGGTCTCGGGAAAATCCAAAACCGCCGAGGCGATCCGCTACGCGCTCACCCGGCGCGAGACGCTGGAACGCTTTCTGAGGGACGGTCGCATCGAGATCGACTCCAACATCGTCGAAAGGGCGATCAGGCCCCAAACGATTACGAGAAAGAATAGTCTATTCGCCGGCAGCGAGGGCGGTGGACGAACTTGGGCGACGGTGGCCACCTTGTTGCAGACCTGCAAAATGAATGGCGTCGATCCGCTCGACTGGCTCTCGCTGACCTTGACCCGCATCGCTCAAGGCTGGCCCGCATCCGAAATCGAAGCCCTCATGCCCTGGAACTTCAGGTCAGACGCCGTCAGCTAA
- a CDS encoding ATP-binding protein, producing MFTAAASACRASGRGEVFYVRGEAGIGKTRLVEEFQRVGREGGFACHTGLVLDFGGGWGLDAIGSLVRSLLNVALTDPAEARRSALELALATGLAKQEELVFLDDLLDLPHPPDLQIIVDAMDNDTRRAGRIGVPARLVQRASGARPILVVIEDVHWASETTLAQLSEIAAATTRCRAILAMTSRFEGDPLASEWRAQLAEATFTTLDLEPLQDEDARALASGLLAASSGFVERCLERAAGNPLFLEQLLAETQQSLATPEVPGSVQSLIQARVDQVDIVDKSAIQAASVLGQRFDLLALRCLIGNPHYQPSQLFEHRLLRPYGDAILFGHALIRDAVYETLLRNKRRDLHLAAAEWFAANDDPVLRAEHLDRAEDPRAAAAYLVAVRRLVESYRYESALRLADRGLEIAVAPGERYELAFARAELLEQLGRVREAVAAYDLALTTAMNDRDRCRVRIGSAGAKRTIDNMEGAFADLEQAEHDASELSCTEELARIHFLKGNLFFPSGKTKDCSREHEHALELAKQAGSVELEAMALGGLADAQFVQVKMVSAYKLFDRCVNLAQKNGLVRIAAANRPMAAIALYYSGDTATALDVALLAVTEAAKIGNKRAESIAQNAAAFCYRELERYDEAFDHSEAGVNLARSLGARRFEAIGLYLRGSLLRLTGDTDAALYVVNEALAIARETGMAFAGPRILGELALITDNPEVRASALAEAEGLLAKGAAVLNQLEFRKAAIEASLKDCNWDAAERHAELLEDYTCAEPLAWAERVIAQARERLAARK from the coding sequence ATTTTCACGGCGGCCGCCTCGGCATGCCGCGCCTCTGGACGAGGCGAGGTGTTCTACGTTCGCGGCGAAGCCGGAATTGGAAAGACGCGCCTCGTCGAGGAGTTCCAACGGGTCGGACGCGAGGGCGGGTTTGCCTGCCACACCGGGCTCGTTCTCGACTTCGGAGGCGGCTGGGGTCTTGACGCGATCGGCTCCTTGGTGCGGAGTCTGCTGAACGTTGCCCTGACCGATCCGGCTGAGGCAAGACGTTCAGCCCTCGAGTTAGCGTTGGCCACAGGACTGGCGAAACAAGAGGAACTCGTTTTCCTGGACGATCTCCTTGACCTGCCGCACCCGCCCGATCTTCAAATTATCGTAGACGCTATGGATAATGACACTCGGCGAGCTGGCAGGATCGGGGTCCCCGCCAGGCTGGTGCAGCGTGCGAGCGGCGCACGGCCGATCCTTGTAGTCATCGAGGACGTTCATTGGGCGAGTGAGACAACGCTCGCGCAGTTGTCAGAGATCGCAGCCGCAACCACCCGCTGCAGGGCCATACTTGCCATGACGTCGCGGTTCGAAGGCGATCCTCTTGCATCCGAGTGGCGCGCGCAACTTGCCGAGGCCACGTTCACCACCCTTGATCTTGAACCTCTGCAAGACGAGGACGCGCGTGCGCTTGCGAGCGGGCTGCTCGCGGCCAGCAGCGGTTTCGTGGAACGGTGTCTCGAGCGTGCCGCAGGCAATCCGCTGTTCCTTGAGCAGCTCCTGGCCGAGACCCAGCAAAGTCTCGCCACCCCAGAGGTCCCCGGCTCGGTGCAGAGCCTGATTCAGGCCCGCGTCGACCAGGTCGACATAGTCGACAAGTCGGCGATACAGGCTGCTTCCGTCTTGGGCCAGAGATTCGACCTTTTGGCGCTGCGGTGCCTCATAGGGAACCCGCATTACCAGCCGAGCCAACTGTTCGAGCATCGGCTCCTTAGGCCCTATGGCGACGCCATACTGTTTGGTCATGCACTGATCCGCGATGCTGTCTACGAGACTTTGCTCCGCAACAAACGTCGCGATCTGCATCTTGCGGCCGCTGAATGGTTCGCAGCGAATGACGACCCTGTTTTGCGGGCCGAACATCTGGATCGCGCCGAAGACCCAAGGGCAGCCGCGGCTTATCTGGTGGCAGTGCGGCGACTGGTCGAGAGCTATCGGTATGAAAGCGCGCTTCGTCTTGCAGATCGCGGCCTTGAGATTGCCGTTGCCCCTGGCGAACGTTACGAGTTGGCTTTCGCGCGTGCCGAACTTCTCGAGCAACTGGGCCGGGTCCGGGAGGCGGTGGCGGCCTACGACCTCGCACTGACGACGGCGATGAACGATCGGGACCGCTGCCGCGTCCGGATCGGCAGCGCCGGAGCGAAGCGCACCATCGACAACATGGAAGGGGCTTTCGCGGACCTGGAGCAAGCTGAGCACGACGCTTCCGAGCTTAGCTGTACGGAGGAGCTGGCCCGCATTCACTTTCTCAAAGGAAATCTTTTCTTCCCGAGCGGCAAAACTAAAGACTGCAGCCGCGAACACGAGCACGCCTTGGAGTTGGCCAAGCAGGCCGGCTCGGTTGAGCTCGAAGCCATGGCGCTAGGCGGCTTGGCCGACGCTCAATTCGTACAGGTCAAGATGGTGTCTGCTTACAAGCTTTTTGACCGCTGCGTGAACCTAGCCCAGAAGAACGGTCTCGTTAGGATTGCCGCAGCGAACCGCCCGATGGCGGCTATCGCCCTTTACTACTCGGGAGACACGGCGACGGCTCTGGACGTCGCCTTGCTCGCCGTAACCGAGGCAGCGAAGATTGGCAATAAGCGGGCGGAGAGCATTGCTCAAAATGCCGCGGCCTTCTGTTATCGCGAATTGGAACGATATGACGAAGCGTTCGATCACTCGGAGGCAGGCGTGAACTTGGCAAGATCTCTCGGTGCACGGCGCTTTGAGGCCATCGGTTTATATTTGCGCGGCAGCCTTTTGCGACTCACGGGTGACACGGATGCTGCGCTTTATGTTGTGAACGAGGCGCTTGCAATCGCACGGGAGACAGGAATGGCTTTCGCGGGGCCACGCATCCTGGGTGAGCTGGCATTGATCACCGACAATCCGGAAGTCCGGGCGTCGGCGCTCGCCGAGGCGGAGGGACTGCTTGCGAAGGGAGCGGCGGTGCTCAACCAGTTGGAGTTTAGAAAAGCTGCGATCGAGGCCTCTCTCAAGGACTGCAATTGGGATGCGGCGGAGCGCCATGCAGAACTGCTCGAGGACTATACCTGTGCAGAACCGCTTGCCTGGGCAGAGCGGGTAATCGCGCAAGCGCGGGAGCGGCTGGCGGCGCGGAAATAG
- a CDS encoding cupin domain-containing protein translates to MSDHPHHHDHGPDHGEERWKHNGVRVIKGDQLDDNTVQTPGMYRQAAINHARVGAQKIWAGTVSIEPNAKTGVHHHGPLESVIFVIRGKARMRWGDRLEYVAEAGPGDFIYVPPFVPHQEINADPDNVLECVLVRSDNEAVVVNITDVDPVEKPEEVYWVDPIHKHPG, encoded by the coding sequence ATGTCGGATCACCCTCATCATCACGATCATGGCCCGGATCATGGAGAGGAACGGTGGAAGCATAACGGCGTTCGCGTCATCAAGGGGGACCAACTCGATGACAACACGGTCCAGACTCCGGGCATGTATCGGCAGGCGGCAATCAATCATGCGCGTGTCGGCGCCCAGAAGATCTGGGCCGGAACGGTGTCGATCGAGCCCAATGCCAAGACCGGCGTGCATCACCATGGGCCGCTCGAAAGCGTAATCTTTGTCATTCGCGGCAAGGCGCGCATGCGTTGGGGCGACAGGCTCGAGTATGTCGCGGAAGCCGGCCCAGGCGACTTCATCTACGTACCACCCTTTGTGCCGCACCAGGAAATCAATGCCGATCCCGACAACGTGCTCGAATGCGTGCTGGTGCGATCCGACAACGAGGCGGTGGTGGTCAACATCACCGACGTCGATCCGGTGGAAAAGCCAGAAGAAGTCTATTGGGTTGATCCAATCCACAAGCATCCAGGCTGA
- a CDS encoding IS1182 family transposase, whose translation MMGTQAAPAQLFYDFSLDEHVPADHLLRRIDQHLDLEGVRAQLKPYYSSTGRPSIDPELMMRMLIIGYSMGIRSERRLCEEVHLNLAYRLFCRLGLDMPDHSSFSKNRHGRFRQSDILRHLFETVVERCLAQDLVGAEGFAVDASLIAADANKQRSVSGAEWSAQAAKENAGRSVQEYLAVLDDAAFGAASPVTPKFVSPSDPAAQWTGAHKGHAFFTYATNYLIDTDHGVILDVEATRAIRQAEVGASRTMIDRTENRFGLKPGYLVADSAYGSADNLAWLVKEKEIAPHIPVFDKSNRTDGTFSRADFNWDGEGDRYICPAGKELVQFRRTYATPRSGITREGTRLYRASKKDCDACELKQRCCPNSVARKVPRDLNEDARDVARAIAETPDYERSRHRRKKVEMLFAHLKRILRMARLRLRGPCGARDEFLLATAQNLRRLAKLRPLRLPTAAMAI comes from the coding sequence ATGATGGGAACGCAGGCGGCTCCGGCGCAACTCTTTTACGATTTCAGTCTCGATGAGCACGTGCCAGCCGACCATCTTCTGCGCCGGATCGATCAACATCTGGACCTCGAAGGCGTCCGTGCACAGTTGAAGCCCTATTACAGCAGTACGGGTCGACCCTCGATCGATCCGGAGCTGATGATGCGCATGCTGATCATTGGCTACAGCATGGGCATCCGGTCGGAGCGCCGGCTGTGCGAGGAGGTTCATCTCAATCTCGCCTATCGTTTGTTTTGCCGGCTTGGACTGGATATGCCGGACCATTCCAGCTTCTCGAAGAACCGCCATGGACGTTTCCGCCAGAGCGATATCCTGCGGCATCTGTTCGAGACGGTGGTTGAGCGCTGCCTGGCACAGGATCTTGTCGGTGCTGAAGGCTTTGCCGTCGACGCCAGCTTGATTGCCGCGGATGCCAACAAGCAGCGCTCGGTATCTGGCGCAGAATGGAGCGCGCAAGCGGCGAAGGAGAATGCAGGCCGCTCCGTTCAGGAATATCTGGCGGTGCTTGATGACGCTGCTTTTGGTGCGGCTTCGCCGGTAACGCCGAAGTTTGTTTCCCCGTCAGACCCGGCAGCCCAGTGGACGGGTGCCCATAAAGGTCATGCCTTCTTCACCTACGCCACCAACTATCTGATCGACACCGATCATGGCGTCATTCTTGACGTGGAAGCGACCCGTGCCATTCGACAGGCGGAAGTTGGCGCTTCACGCACCATGATCGACAGAACAGAGAACCGCTTTGGCCTGAAGCCGGGCTATCTGGTCGCCGACAGTGCTTACGGCTCCGCTGACAATCTGGCCTGGCTTGTGAAGGAAAAGGAGATCGCTCCGCACATTCCTGTGTTCGACAAGTCGAATCGGACAGACGGGACTTTCTCGCGTGCCGACTTCAATTGGGATGGCGAGGGAGATCGCTACATCTGCCCGGCGGGCAAGGAATTGGTTCAGTTCCGCCGCACCTACGCGACGCCCCGATCGGGCATCACCCGTGAAGGTACGCGGCTCTATCGGGCCAGCAAGAAGGACTGCGACGCTTGCGAATTGAAACAGCGCTGCTGCCCGAATTCAGTTGCTCGCAAGGTGCCCCGTGATCTCAATGAGGATGCCCGCGATGTTGCACGAGCCATTGCAGAGACGCCGGATTATGAGCGTTCACGGCATCGCCGAAAGAAAGTGGAAATGCTCTTTGCGCATCTCAAGCGCATTCTTCGAATGGCCAGGCTGAGACTGCGAGGTCCATGCGGTGCACGGGATGAATTCCTCCTCGCAACGGCGCAAAACCTCAGAAGGCTGGCGAAGCTCAGGCCCTTACGCCTGCCAACCGCTGCCATGGCCATTTAA
- the tnpB gene encoding IS66 family insertion sequence element accessory protein TnpB (TnpB, as the term is used for proteins encoded by IS66 family insertion elements, is considered an accessory protein, since TnpC, encoded by a neighboring gene, is a DDE family transposase.), with the protein MIASGVVVYVSCQPVDFRKGAASLMALVRDGGLDPFNGALYVFRSKRADRVRIVWWDGSGVCLYSKTLEEQSFCWPGISAARIRLDHSQLMALLAGLDWKKIRPTKVRRKRLADGV; encoded by the coding sequence ATGATCGCGTCCGGCGTCGTCGTTTACGTGTCGTGCCAGCCGGTCGACTTCCGCAAGGGTGCGGCATCCTTGATGGCTCTGGTCAGAGATGGCGGTCTCGACCCGTTCAACGGAGCGCTTTATGTGTTCCGGTCGAAACGGGCGGACCGTGTTCGCATCGTCTGGTGGGATGGCAGCGGAGTCTGCCTCTATTCGAAAACGCTCGAGGAGCAGAGCTTTTGCTGGCCGGGCATATCGGCCGCCAGGATACGTCTGGACCATTCGCAATTGATGGCGCTTCTGGCCGGTCTGGATTGGAAGAAGATCCGGCCAACCAAGGTCAGACGTAAGCGGTTAGCTGACGGCGTCTGA
- a CDS encoding DUF4112 domain-containing protein: MKKQTIPIEQLARLRRIRGLARLMDTALRIPGTRVSLGADSVLGLIPGIGDFGAAAVSLFIVNEARRLGVPNDKLLKMLVNVGFDTVAGSVPVVGDVFDVYFKSNHRNLQLVLDHFGLDHADLDRSR; this comes from the coding sequence ATGAAAAAGCAGACGATACCGATTGAGCAACTCGCACGGCTCCGGCGTATACGGGGCCTGGCCCGGCTTATGGACACGGCGCTCCGAATTCCCGGCACCCGCGTCTCGCTCGGCGCGGACTCCGTGCTCGGCTTGATCCCCGGCATCGGCGATTTCGGCGCTGCGGCGGTCAGCCTCTTCATCGTCAACGAGGCGCGCCGTCTCGGCGTTCCGAACGACAAGCTTCTCAAGATGCTGGTCAATGTAGGATTCGACACCGTCGCGGGGAGCGTCCCGGTGGTCGGCGACGTCTTCGACGTCTATTTCAAGTCCAACCACCGCAATCTCCAACTGGTGCTCGACCACTTCGGACTTGATCACGCTGACCTTGATCGATCGCGATGA
- a CDS encoding transposase, which produces MSDSVNQPRTFEVLTAAPVRARRKPRDWPNEEKERLIAETLVPGANVSAIARAEGLDPSQLYGWRRKALSSGLVAPLTETAKTAVKFARVEPAASSTVEIVIGDVVVRVASDIESDHLAKILRAVRKA; this is translated from the coding sequence ATGAGCGACAGTGTGAATCAGCCACGAACATTCGAGGTTTTGACGGCGGCGCCGGTGCGGGCGCGGCGCAAGCCGCGAGACTGGCCGAACGAGGAGAAGGAGCGCCTGATAGCCGAGACGTTGGTGCCTGGAGCCAATGTCTCTGCAATCGCGCGCGCTGAGGGATTGGATCCCTCGCAGCTTTACGGGTGGCGTCGCAAGGCACTGTCATCGGGGTTGGTTGCGCCCCTGACCGAAACCGCGAAGACGGCGGTCAAGTTCGCGCGCGTTGAGCCGGCGGCAAGCTCTACGGTCGAAATCGTCATCGGTGATGTCGTTGTGCGCGTCGCGAGCGATATCGAGTCGGATCACCTGGCGAAGATACTCCGGGCGGTCCGCAAGGCATGA
- a CDS encoding transposase, with protein MSDSVNQPRTFEVLTAAPVRARRKPRDWPNEEKERLIAETLVPGANVSAIARAEGLDPSQLYGWRRKALSIGVGCAPDRNREDGGQVRAR; from the coding sequence ATGAGCGACAGTGTGAATCAGCCACGAACATTCGAGGTTTTGACGGCGGCGCCGGTGCGGGCGCGGCGCAAGCCGCGAGACTGGCCGAACGAGGAGAAGGAGCGCCTGATAGCCGAGACGTTGGTGCCTGGAGCCAATGTCTCTGCAATCGCGCGCGCTGAGGGATTGGATCCCTCGCAGCTTTACGGGTGGCGTCGCAAGGCACTGTCGATCGGGGTTGGTTGCGCCCCTGACCGAAACCGCGAAGACGGCGGTCAAGTTCGCGCGCGTTGA